In one window of Haemophilus parainfluenzae DNA:
- a CDS encoding IS3 family transposase, with product MQRLRTRYPLKWLLGFAQLARSTFFAKLQIKPDKDELLKKTIKRIKANHPDYGYRRVHACLPGVNHKKVQRLMQTLGLQVRSRKSKKFTTYRGTIGVIAPNHLERDFSATAPNQKWVTDITEFKAKDGSKVYLSPILDLFNNEIVSYNLSYSPNWAQVEDMLIQAVKGLNKACGVILHSDQGWQYQMVAYRRILAEHGIIQSMSRKGNCLDNAAMESLFGRLKTECFYKREFKTKEEIVEAVRDYLDYYNHRRIQLKLKGLSPVQYRKQSFK from the coding sequence ATCCAAAGGTTAAGAACACGCTATCCGTTAAAATGGCTTTTAGGCTTTGCACAATTAGCGCGTAGTACGTTTTTTGCTAAACTTCAGATTAAACCGGATAAGGATGAGTTATTGAAAAAGACCATTAAACGCATCAAAGCCAATCATCCTGATTATGGCTACCGACGTGTTCATGCCTGCTTGCCAGGCGTGAATCATAAAAAAGTTCAACGTTTAATGCAGACACTTGGGCTTCAAGTGCGGTCAAGAAAAAGCAAGAAATTTACGACCTATCGAGGCACGATAGGGGTGATTGCTCCTAATCATCTTGAACGCGATTTTAGTGCAACGGCCCCGAACCAAAAATGGGTGACCGATATCACCGAGTTTAAGGCGAAAGATGGGAGCAAAGTCTATTTATCCCCAATTTTAGACTTATTTAACAATGAGATAGTTTCATATAATCTCAGCTATTCCCCAAACTGGGCGCAAGTAGAGGACATGTTAATCCAAGCCGTCAAAGGATTAAATAAAGCTTGTGGTGTCATTTTACATTCAGACCAGGGATGGCAATATCAAATGGTGGCTTATCGTCGAATCTTGGCTGAACATGGCATCATTCAAAGTATGTCGAGAAAAGGGAATTGCTTAGATAACGCCGCAATGGAAAGTTTATTTGGACGATTAAAAACAGAATGTTTTTACAAGAGGGAATTTAAAACAAAAGAAGAGATAGTTGAAGCCGTCAGGGATTATTTGGATTACTATAACCACCGACGGATTCAACTAAAATTAAAAGGACTGAGTCCGGTACAATATCGAAAACAATCCTTTAAATAA
- a CDS encoding cold shock domain-containing protein codes for MSKRIQGKIKKLLANKRSGFIHKVEGVSEKDFYFIESNLSSISFEQLSEGMDVSFIPNISDEQCYANSIESTIPIGIQQSRIKIINVEKESGFILSVDGKRDIYFQRANLIDGLSFSSLNKDDIVFFEIRVGKDGFLSAINIRKDNSLVGGKTNITLMETIHNIIKTVRDNANLISDPYVFEDYCFTILKLLGLTDTYQYPRAKQAGNADGFFKIKALEVLYDCTLSEYYQDYKKDQIENYIARLNKTQITIDTKEISLNTTNNKQVWIITKNKTRIIKDSDNILVKEISLNDLIDVLEERLSNLKYDNLMTRLLELGS; via the coding sequence ATGTCAAAAAGAATTCAAGGGAAAATTAAGAAATTATTGGCGAATAAACGTTCTGGATTTATTCATAAAGTAGAGGGGGTTTCTGAAAAAGATTTTTATTTTATAGAGTCTAATTTAAGTAGTATCAGCTTTGAACAACTATCAGAAGGAATGGACGTTAGTTTTATTCCCAACATATCTGATGAACAATGTTATGCTAATAGCATAGAAAGTACGATTCCTATTGGTATTCAGCAGAGCCGAATAAAAATAATTAATGTAGAAAAAGAAAGTGGATTTATTCTTAGTGTAGATGGAAAGAGAGATATATATTTCCAAAGAGCTAATCTTATTGATGGATTATCTTTTTCATCTCTAAATAAGGACGATATTGTTTTTTTTGAGATTAGAGTTGGTAAGGATGGCTTTCTATCTGCAATAAATATAAGAAAAGATAATTCACTAGTTGGAGGAAAAACGAATATTACTTTAATGGAAACAATACATAACATCATAAAGACAGTAAGGGATAATGCTAATCTGATTTCAGATCCATATGTCTTTGAAGATTATTGTTTTACAATATTAAAACTACTAGGGTTGACTGATACATATCAATATCCAAGAGCTAAGCAAGCAGGAAATGCAGATGGGTTCTTTAAAATTAAGGCTCTTGAAGTTCTTTATGATTGTACATTGTCCGAGTATTATCAGGATTACAAAAAAGATCAGATAGAAAATTATATTGCTAGGTTAAATAAGACTCAAATAACTATAGATACTAAAGAGATTAGTCTCAACACAACTAACAATAAGCAAGTGTGGATCATTACTAAAAATAAAACTAGAATAATCAAAGATAGTGATAATATCTTGGTTAAAGAAATATCATTGAATGATTTAATTGATGTTTTAGAAGAAAGATTAAGTAATTTAAAATATGATAATTTAATGACTAGATTATTAGAGTTAGGAAGTTAA
- a CDS encoding YkgB family protein, with translation MSSLVTLLANIVAPLQRQFINFIRIAICVVMVWIGGLKVCQYEADGIAHFVSNSPFLSFLYKNGANMVENDKGVLVKEYTLYKNPEGKMVAKNIEWHKANGTYTASYIIGAMIVTIGILVLAGIWSPTLGLFGGLLTFGMSIVTLSFLIFTPETWVPNLGGDFPTPNYGFPYLSGAGRLVIKDIIMMAGGLVAAAECAKRYLENKKRFA, from the coding sequence ATGAGTAGTTTAGTTACATTGCTAGCTAATATTGTTGCGCCATTGCAACGTCAATTTATTAACTTTATCCGCATTGCGATTTGTGTGGTGATGGTTTGGATTGGAGGTTTAAAAGTTTGCCAATATGAGGCCGATGGTATTGCACACTTTGTGTCAAATAGTCCTTTCTTAAGCTTCCTTTACAAAAATGGAGCGAACATGGTAGAAAATGATAAGGGTGTTTTAGTAAAAGAATATACCTTATACAAAAACCCTGAAGGCAAAATGGTCGCAAAAAATATTGAATGGCATAAAGCTAATGGCACCTATACTGCATCTTATATTATTGGTGCGATGATCGTGACCATTGGTATTTTAGTATTAGCGGGAATTTGGTCTCCAACACTCGGTTTATTTGGAGGCTTGCTCACCTTTGGTATGTCGATAGTCACGCTGTCGTTCCTGATATTTACGCCAGAAACCTGGGTGCCTAATTTAGGCGGGGACTTCCCAACACCTAATTATGGCTTCCCATATCTCTCAGGTGCAGGCCGACTCGTGATTAAAGATATTATTATGATGGCAGGCGGCTTAGTTGCTGCAGCTGAATGTGCGAAACGCTATTTAGAGAATAAAAAGCGATTTGCTTAA
- the purL gene encoding phosphoribosylformylglycinamidine synthase, with the protein MFQTFRGSPALSEFRIQGLMQKFQQNQLPVISVYAEYLHFVELNRPLVSEQEAKLKALLHYGPTLAEHDAKGETFIVIPRVGTISSWSSKATDIAHNCGLSEVERIERGLAYYFELSQPLDEKITEKLTALLHDRMMETVVRRPEDAEILFRHQDPKPFKTVDILKGGREALVTANVELGLALAEDEIDYLVENFTQLGRNPHDIELYMFAQANSEHCRHKIFNADWIIDGKKQDKSLFKMIKNTFEKTPDFVLSAYKDNAAVMEGSKVGRFFADQDGQYRYHNEDAHILMKVETHNHPTAISPFPGAATGSGGEIRDEGATGRGAKPKAGLTGFSVSNLVIPNFEQPWENPLSKPNRIASALDIMIEGPLGGAAFNNEFGRPALLGYFRTYEEKVNSFNGEEVRGYHKPIMLAGGIGNIRGEHVQKGEIPVGAKLIVLGGPAMNIGLGGGAASSMDSGKSKEDLDFASVQRENPEMERRCQEVIDRCWQLGDENPILFIHDVGAGGLSNAMPELVHDGERGGKFDLRSILCDEKGMSPLEIWCNESQERYVLAVAPEKLELFTALCERERAPFAVIGEATEEKHLTLHDGHFDNNPIDLPMNVLLGKTPKMTREVSSKTVENRPLATENIQLKEAFHRVLRLPVVAEKTFLITIGDRTVTGMVARDQMVGPWQIPVSDVAVTTASLDSYHGEAMAMGERAPVALLDFGASARLAVAESITNIAGTNIGDIKRIKLSANWMSAAGHGGEDAGLYEAVKAVGEELCPALGITIPVGKDSMSMKTTWEENGEKKSVTAPLSLVISSFARVEDVRKTVTPQLRTDKGASRLLLIDLGERKNRLGATALAQVYKQLGDKPADVVNVAKLKNFFDAMQALVAERKLLAYHDRSDGGLITTIAEMAFAGNCGVDVDISALGDNDLAVLFNEELGAVIQVSESELSAVREVLKAHDLLGLTHELGSVSTEDRFEITRGSKKLLSEKRSELRGIWAELTNQMQRLRDNPECADQEFETKKATDNKGLSAHLTYDVNEDIAAPYISKGVKPKVAVLREQGVNSHVEMAAAFDRAGFAAIDVHMSDLMTGRYNLNDFNAMVACGGFSYGDVLGAGGGWAKSILFNPQLRDQFSQFFANENTLSLGVCNGCQFISTLAEIIPGAENWPRFVRNKSERFEARAAMVKINDTNSLWFKGMAGSHMPIAVSHGEGRVEFKTPENLTALQAQNLIVAQYIDSHLNVTETYPANPNGSALGITAISNVDGRIAVMMPHPERVFRAVSNSWYPEDWSEDGAWMRIFRNARVNFK; encoded by the coding sequence ATGTTTCAAACTTTTCGTGGCTCACCCGCCCTTTCTGAATTTCGTATCCAAGGCTTAATGCAAAAATTCCAACAAAATCAATTACCGGTAATATCGGTTTATGCGGAATATTTGCATTTTGTGGAATTAAATCGACCGCTTGTTAGCGAGCAGGAAGCTAAGTTAAAAGCATTGTTACATTACGGCCCAACCTTGGCTGAACACGACGCCAAAGGAGAAACCTTTATCGTGATTCCTCGTGTCGGCACGATTTCTTCTTGGTCTTCTAAAGCAACGGACATTGCGCATAACTGTGGTTTAAGTGAAGTGGAGCGTATTGAGCGTGGTTTGGCGTATTATTTTGAGTTAAGCCAACCGCTTGATGAAAAAATAACTGAAAAATTGACCGCACTTTTACACGATCGAATGATGGAAACCGTGGTGCGTCGTCCTGAAGATGCAGAGATCTTATTCCGTCATCAAGATCCGAAACCGTTCAAAACTGTGGATATTTTAAAAGGTGGACGCGAAGCTTTGGTGACAGCCAACGTAGAATTAGGTTTGGCACTGGCAGAAGATGAAATTGATTATTTGGTGGAAAACTTCACCCAATTAGGGCGCAATCCACACGATATTGAACTTTATATGTTCGCACAAGCCAACTCTGAACACTGCCGCCATAAAATCTTTAATGCGGATTGGATTATTGACGGCAAAAAACAGGATAAATCCCTGTTTAAAATGATTAAAAATACCTTTGAGAAAACCCCTGATTTTGTGCTTTCAGCCTATAAAGATAATGCTGCAGTAATGGAAGGCTCAAAAGTTGGTCGTTTCTTTGCAGACCAAGATGGACAATATCGTTACCACAACGAAGATGCACATATCTTAATGAAAGTGGAAACTCACAACCATCCAACGGCGATTTCGCCATTTCCAGGTGCCGCAACAGGTTCAGGCGGTGAGATTCGTGATGAAGGTGCAACCGGTCGTGGTGCAAAACCAAAAGCAGGTTTAACCGGTTTCTCCGTATCAAACCTTGTTATTCCAAACTTTGAGCAACCTTGGGAAAATCCGCTTTCTAAACCAAACCGTATTGCTTCTGCCTTAGATATTATGATTGAAGGCCCATTAGGTGGCGCTGCATTTAACAATGAATTTGGTCGTCCTGCGTTATTGGGTTATTTCCGTACCTATGAAGAGAAAGTCAACAGCTTTAACGGTGAAGAAGTGCGTGGTTATCACAAGCCGATTATGTTAGCGGGCGGTATTGGTAATATTCGTGGTGAACACGTTCAAAAAGGCGAAATCCCCGTTGGTGCGAAATTGATCGTATTAGGTGGCCCAGCCATGAACATCGGCTTAGGCGGTGGTGCTGCTTCTTCCATGGACAGCGGGAAATCAAAAGAAGATTTAGATTTTGCTTCTGTTCAACGTGAAAACCCAGAAATGGAACGCCGTTGCCAAGAGGTGATTGACCGCTGCTGGCAATTAGGTGATGAAAACCCAATTCTCTTTATTCACGATGTGGGCGCAGGCGGTTTGTCTAACGCCATGCCTGAATTAGTGCACGATGGCGAACGTGGCGGTAAATTTGATTTACGCTCCATTCTTTGCGATGAAAAAGGCATGTCACCATTGGAAATTTGGTGTAACGAATCGCAAGAACGTTATGTCTTAGCGGTTGCGCCAGAAAAACTCGAATTATTTACCGCACTTTGTGAACGTGAACGTGCACCGTTTGCGGTCATTGGTGAGGCAACGGAAGAGAAACATTTAACCTTGCATGACGGCCATTTCGACAATAATCCAATTGATTTGCCAATGAATGTGTTATTAGGCAAAACCCCAAAAATGACGCGTGAGGTTTCATCAAAAACTGTCGAAAATCGACCGCTTGCAACGGAAAATATTCAATTAAAAGAAGCTTTCCATCGCGTATTACGCTTACCGGTGGTGGCAGAAAAAACTTTCTTAATCACCATTGGCGACCGTACGGTAACCGGTATGGTGGCGCGTGATCAAATGGTCGGCCCGTGGCAAATTCCGGTGTCTGATGTAGCCGTCACAACCGCGTCATTAGACAGCTATCACGGTGAAGCCATGGCAATGGGCGAACGTGCACCGGTGGCATTATTAGACTTCGGGGCTTCTGCACGTTTAGCGGTGGCTGAATCCATTACCAACATTGCGGGTACCAACATTGGCGATATTAAACGTATCAAACTGTCTGCGAACTGGATGTCTGCAGCGGGTCATGGTGGTGAAGATGCCGGGTTATATGAAGCGGTGAAAGCAGTCGGCGAAGAACTTTGCCCAGCATTAGGCATTACCATTCCAGTGGGTAAAGACTCTATGTCGATGAAAACCACTTGGGAAGAAAATGGCGAGAAAAAATCAGTTACCGCACCGCTTTCTTTAGTGATTTCCTCTTTTGCGCGCGTGGAAGATGTGCGTAAAACCGTGACACCTCAATTACGCACAGACAAAGGCGCAAGCCGTCTATTGTTAATTGATTTAGGCGAAAGAAAAAATCGCTTAGGCGCGACCGCACTTGCGCAAGTGTATAAACAATTAGGTGACAAACCAGCCGATGTGGTGAACGTAGCCAAACTGAAAAACTTCTTCGATGCAATGCAAGCATTGGTGGCAGAGCGTAAATTATTGGCTTACCACGATCGTTCAGACGGTGGTTTAATTACCACGATTGCAGAAATGGCATTTGCGGGTAACTGTGGCGTGGATGTGGATATTTCTGCATTAGGCGACAATGATTTAGCCGTGTTATTCAATGAAGAATTAGGTGCGGTAATCCAAGTGTCAGAAAGTGAATTAAGCGCGGTGCGTGAGGTATTAAAAGCCCATGACTTGCTTGGTTTAACTCATGAACTCGGTTCTGTTAGTACAGAAGATCGTTTTGAAATCACACGAGGCAGTAAAAAACTATTAAGCGAAAAACGTTCTGAATTACGCGGTATTTGGGCAGAGCTCACTAACCAAATGCAACGCTTACGCGATAATCCAGAATGTGCTGATCAAGAATTTGAAACGAAAAAAGCCACAGACAATAAAGGTTTATCTGCTCACTTAACTTATGATGTAAATGAAGATATTGCTGCACCTTACATCAGCAAAGGCGTGAAACCGAAAGTAGCCGTATTGCGTGAACAAGGCGTAAACAGCCATGTTGAAATGGCGGCAGCGTTTGACCGCGCTGGCTTTGCGGCGATTGATGTTCACATGAGCGATTTAATGACAGGCCGTTATAACTTAAACGATTTCAACGCGATGGTGGCCTGTGGTGGCTTCTCTTACGGTGACGTATTAGGCGCAGGTGGCGGCTGGGCGAAATCCATTTTATTTAACCCACAATTACGCGATCAATTCAGCCAATTCTTCGCCAATGAAAACACCCTTTCATTAGGCGTATGTAACGGCTGTCAATTTATCTCCACCCTGGCAGAAATCATCCCAGGTGCGGAAAACTGGCCACGTTTCGTGCGTAATAAATCAGAACGTTTTGAAGCGCGTGCTGCGATGGTGAAAATCAACGACACCAACTCATTGTGGTTTAAAGGCATGGCAGGTTCCCATATGCCGATTGCGGTTTCTCATGGTGAAGGACGCGTAGAATTTAAAACACCTGAGAATTTGACCGCACTTCAAGCGCAAAACTTGATTGTGGCACAATATATCGACAGTCATTTAAACGTGACTGAAACCTATCCGGCTAACCCGAATGGCTCAGCATTAGGTATTACTGCCATTTCTAACGTCGATGGTCGTATCGCCGTGATGATGCCACACCCAGAACGTGTATTCCGTGCGGTGAGCAATTCATGGTACCCAGAAGATTGGTCTGAAGATGGTGCTTGGATGCGAATTTTTAGAAATGCGAGAGTGAATTTCAAATAA
- a CDS encoding SAM-dependent methyltransferase produces MIINDINFNDLYQQHLKACNHYNLPPTKWDKKASKMAENLVGKPSRYNEILLKAMNVQPNETVLDIGCGPGTFVIPLAQQCQAVYALDYSQGMLEMVQQYKEKHQLNNITLLHKSWSDNWDDVPQADVILASRSTLVDDLDDMIEKLQSKAKKRVFLTSVTQRHFLDEGVFEAIGHDDVGFPTYIYLVNCLHQKGIYANVSFIETESGHFQGDTFEDLLNSVEFSLGNLTEKEKQDLAQFYQQKQINNEPIKHGQRKWALIWWEV; encoded by the coding sequence ATGATCATCAATGACATTAATTTCAACGATCTCTATCAACAACATCTGAAAGCCTGTAATCACTATAATCTTCCACCGACAAAATGGGATAAAAAAGCCTCTAAAATGGCTGAGAACTTAGTGGGCAAACCAAGCCGTTATAACGAGATCTTACTTAAAGCCATGAATGTACAACCCAATGAAACGGTATTAGATATCGGCTGTGGCCCCGGCACTTTTGTAATTCCTTTAGCCCAACAATGCCAAGCTGTGTATGCCCTCGATTACAGCCAAGGCATGTTAGAGATGGTGCAACAATATAAAGAAAAGCATCAACTGAATAATATTACGCTTCTACATAAATCATGGTCAGATAACTGGGATGATGTGCCTCAAGCGGATGTAATTCTCGCCTCTCGCTCGACGCTTGTCGATGATTTGGATGACATGATTGAAAAGCTGCAAAGTAAGGCAAAAAAGCGGGTCTTTTTAACTTCGGTAACACAACGCCATTTTCTCGATGAAGGCGTATTTGAAGCAATTGGTCATGATGATGTGGGCTTTCCAACTTATATCTATTTAGTTAATTGTCTTCACCAAAAAGGCATTTACGCGAATGTGAGTTTTATTGAAACTGAATCAGGCCATTTCCAAGGTGACACCTTTGAAGATTTATTAAATTCTGTGGAGTTTTCTCTCGGCAATCTCACTGAAAAAGAAAAACAAGATTTGGCTCAATTCTATCAACAAAAACAAATAAACAATGAACCAATAAAACACGGACAACGCAAATGGGCGTTGATTTGGTGGGAGGTTTAA
- a CDS encoding phosphoglycolate phosphatase — MKTQFKVIGFDLDGTLVNSLPDLALSVNSALADFGFAPASEAQVLTWIGNGAPVLIARALKWTEEQTGKTFSEAEIEQVKERFNVHYAENLCNVSRLYPNVKETLETLKARGYTLAVVTNKPTRHVQPVLAAFGIDHLFSEMLGGQSLPAIKPHPGPLYYLCGKFGVEPRQVLFVGDSRNDILAAHSAGCPVVGLTYGYNYNIPIAESNPDWVFDDFVKLLEIL, encoded by the coding sequence ATGAAGACTCAATTTAAAGTTATCGGTTTTGATTTAGATGGTACGCTTGTGAATAGCTTGCCGGATTTAGCATTATCCGTGAATTCAGCATTAGCGGATTTTGGTTTTGCCCCTGCATCAGAAGCACAGGTTTTAACTTGGATCGGTAATGGCGCACCTGTATTAATTGCACGTGCTTTAAAATGGACTGAAGAGCAAACGGGTAAAACATTCTCTGAGGCTGAAATCGAGCAAGTGAAAGAGCGCTTTAATGTGCATTATGCTGAAAATCTTTGCAATGTGAGTCGTTTATATCCAAATGTAAAAGAAACATTGGAAACCTTAAAGGCTCGCGGTTATACCTTAGCCGTGGTAACGAACAAACCAACTCGCCATGTTCAGCCGGTATTAGCCGCATTTGGTATCGATCATTTATTCAGTGAAATGCTTGGTGGGCAATCATTACCCGCGATTAAACCACATCCAGGCCCATTGTATTATTTATGTGGTAAATTTGGCGTAGAACCTCGCCAAGTGTTGTTTGTAGGTGACTCTCGAAATGACATTCTCGCGGCACATTCAGCAGGTTGCCCGGTTGTGGGATTAACTTACGGATACAACTACAACATCCCAATTGCGGAATCAAATCCAGATTGGGTGTTTGATGACTTTGTGAAGTTATTAGAGATTCTTTAA
- the rpe gene encoding ribulose-phosphate 3-epimerase: protein MKPYLIAPSILSADLARLGDDVQNVLNAGADVIHFDVMDNHYVPNLTFGPAVCKALRDYGIKAPIDVHLMVKPVDRIIPDFAKAGADYITFHPEASEHIDRSLQLIRDHGCKAGLVFNPATPLSYLDYVLDKVDVILLMSVNPGFGGQSFLPSTLKKLQQARRLIDESGLDIRLEVDGGVKVDNIAEIAAAGADMFVAGSAIFGKPDYKQIIDQMRTQLASVK, encoded by the coding sequence ATGAAACCTTATTTAATCGCCCCTTCTATCCTTTCTGCAGATCTTGCTCGTCTTGGTGATGATGTGCAAAACGTGTTGAATGCCGGTGCGGATGTGATTCATTTTGATGTAATGGATAATCACTATGTGCCGAATTTAACCTTTGGCCCTGCAGTATGTAAAGCTTTACGTGATTATGGCATTAAAGCACCGATTGACGTGCATTTAATGGTGAAACCGGTCGATCGTATTATTCCTGATTTTGCCAAAGCAGGTGCGGATTACATTACGTTTCATCCTGAAGCCAGTGAACATATTGACCGCTCTTTACAGCTCATTCGTGATCACGGCTGTAAAGCGGGTTTAGTGTTTAATCCAGCGACGCCATTAAGTTATTTGGATTATGTATTAGATAAAGTGGATGTGATCTTGTTAATGTCCGTGAACCCAGGATTTGGTGGACAATCCTTTTTACCTTCAACATTGAAAAAATTACAACAAGCTCGTCGTCTGATTGATGAAAGCGGTTTAGATATCCGTTTAGAAGTTGATGGAGGGGTAAAAGTGGATAATATTGCAGAAATCGCCGCAGCGGGTGCAGATATGTTCGTGGCAGGCTCAGCGATTTTTGGTAAACCAGATTATAAACAAATCATTGATCAAATGCGTACGCAATTAGCGTCAGTAAAATAA